The DNA segment TTGGATGACTTGATACCACATTCAACTGGAGGGTCCGAACGGAATGGTTTCTCAGGCCATCCGTCGACTTCGTTGAAGTGCATTTCAGGTCCGTCGGGTAGGGCACTGTCTTTTGTCAACGCATTTCTTTTGTGCGTCGCCTAATTATGTTCGCGTCACAGTCGACGGGGTTCTTGGATCGTTTGGCTTTGGCTTTGCGGTTGGGGAATCCGGAAACGCGAAAGAGGCTTCAACGTTTGCAACGGACCACTCGATCGCAGCCTGCGAAGGAATGGGCGGCTGGAATTAACTGGCAGGTTTCTCGACCCAGAACCACCCACGCAGTTCGCCCTCTTTGAAATCGGTTGCATGATCGTTTGGATAGAGCTTGGCCAATTGGCTACTGATCATTGGAGGCATCTGATCTTTCGGACCATGGCACATCAAACATTCAGCCTTCAATTTGATCGGAAGCAACGCAGCCGAATTACCATTGGTGAGCGACACAAACTGCGGCGTGTCTACCTTGGCCTCCGTCATCGCTTTGGCCCAGGCTGGCGGTTGATTATTCGGATTTCGTAGTCGTACGCCCGTCCTACCAATTTTAAGGGCGTGGCTTTCACTGACATCTGCGGCCATTTGGGGAGCCTCTTTCTGGCATACCTCAATCGCACCGGCCGGCCCCTGGTTGCCCATCGCTTCGGTCAATCGGCCGGAGAGCGTTTGAAACAACGCGTCCTTTGCCGCAAGCATGGCTTCCTTCTGTTCGTCGGAAGGTGTTTCGCCTTCAATGATGGCGACGGTTGCGGTTTCCTCGACCGCAGCTTCTTCAGCGACCGGAGACTGTTCCTTTTGGCAACCAACGTTTCCCAGTAAAACAACTCCCATGGCCGAAAGCACCCATAGGGAGACGGTTAGTCGTACGTTCATCAATATTTTCCCCGTTGAAGAACGACCCCGATTTCATGCTTCCCCGACGGAGCATCGCAAACGAATTGAAGTCGTATTCTTAAGCCAAATTCTCAGCCATTCCGCATTCACTTGGAATGAAACCTGTTCGTATTTCAAATCACGTTGCACGCCGCATACCGAACACTCACGATCCGAGATTTGTGTCTGTAAACGGAGTCACGCAGGCTTTTCGCTTGGGGGGAGCGTGCGGTTTGCAACCACAA comes from the Roseimaritima multifibrata genome and includes:
- a CDS encoding c-type heme family protein, translated to MNVRLTVSLWVLSAMGVVLLGNVGCQKEQSPVAEEAAVEETATVAIIEGETPSDEQKEAMLAAKDALFQTLSGRLTEAMGNQGPAGAIEVCQKEAPQMAADVSESHALKIGRTGVRLRNPNNQPPAWAKAMTEAKVDTPQFVSLTNGNSAALLPIKLKAECLMCHGPKDQMPPMISSQLAKLYPNDHATDFKEGELRGWFWVEKPAS